A genomic segment from Lytechinus variegatus isolate NC3 chromosome 10, Lvar_3.0, whole genome shotgun sequence encodes:
- the LOC446201 gene encoding axin-1, translating to MSLEVYRFLADSGGSQLSERPPVPGEETEDRGSVSSSVKSGKQSDQSAGTPRRSNLKDAAIKGGMLEGAPLGFEPEGSASVTPPYTRWTESLHALLSDEDGIQLFKHYLIQEGAENPLLFWLATQGFKKKSDSDPVRTDLAKLIYRRFIKKDGQQVVRLHGSTRNHVAESIRTNKVDSNLFDASQMEVEEYMRETSYPMFLKSDVYVQYVNNGGVSPKSSEGCSSNGSNGHPAQAGYLPTLPEDSELSDLPQAGSLTADLLLRSSHHRHNTDRYQDRLYPGLLGSQNPYHPGCAAIAPATSNNDSELQSLSSDAISDDTMSLTDSSVDGFPVRSRQQQKRRQKRNMKYNIRQNGKVMTHLPCPRAHPRELPPTDPVEFAKKLTEKLEKVLAEREAKERLAAKLRKVEEEEHDCKTPASTTMRAPGNQIFPVHDFVEDDPNSILEDHMSRVFRDSNRHTPRSQSPDHHRNKMPPSMANVPQVSLHPKQITSHPHHSRHHMSKSQKELIVPPNMASVGLAETPYMTYIEDTVRHKKRSSKKSDISSISKTTDSGIYEGPPSLPSDSENSMKRVADWIREGDEQPDPRLATQPMHHKQRHRMHPEHNNTMTMSTMSKKPVQYNTSRPNSMERERTHTPTTNLAKRSSPHLPKQPFIQDPKMPLMQPPEPLTVLEEARRRIDMSSRQQRMISKTSDPRKEKRPGMMPTMPSSSMSGQTRSTMPTSISDNQIYPGLSRPPTTGGKRPTSSSSSSKSRPTSSSGTMEKKVQPSITIAYYLCNDPIPYRTSLPGSEITLRQFKALISKKGTYRYTFKMPSTEFESGVVHQILVDDDAVLPLYEGKVVGKVESVDDN from the exons ATGAGTTTGGAAGTGTATAGGTTCTTAGCTGATAGTGGAGGGAGTCAGCTTTCGGAACGACCTCCAGTACCTGGAGAAGAGACTGAGGATAGAGGTAGTGTATCATCAAGTGTTAAAAGTGGGAAGCAAAGTGACCAGTCAGCAGGTACTCCAAGACGGTCAAATTTGAAGGATGCCGCTATTAAAGGAGGAATGTTGGAAGGGGCACCACTTGGTTTCGAACCAGAAGGTTCGGCATCTGTGACGCCGCCGTACACAAGATGGACAGAGTCCTTGCATGCATTGCTTTCGGACGAGGATGGGATTCAGCTTTTCAAACACTATCTTATTCAGGAAGGTGCAGAGAACCCTCTGCTATTCTGGCTTGCCACGCAAGGATTCAAGAAGAAGTCTGATAGTGATCCTGTCAGAACTGATCTTGCAAAACTAATTTATAGAAGATTTATCAAGAAAGATGGACAACAGGTCGTAAGACTGCATGGCTCAACAAGGAATCATGTAGCGGAGTCAATAAGAACTAACAAAGTAGACAGTAATTTGTTTGATGCATCGCAGATGGAAGTAGAGGAGTACATGCGGGAGACATCCTATCCAATGTTCCTCAAGTCAGATGTTTATGTGCAATATGTGAATAATGGTGGGGTTAGTCCTAAGAGTTCTGAAGGATGCTCCAGTAATGGTAGTAATGGTCATCCTGCACAGGCAGGATACCTCCCAACTTTGCCCGAGGATTCTGAACTTTCAGACCTTCCACAAGCAGGATCTCTCACAGCAGATCTCTTGTTGAGGAGTAGTCATCACAGGCATAATACAGACAGATATCAGGACAG ATTATACCCTGGATTATTAGGTAGTCAGAATCCATATCACCCAGGCTGCGCAGCCATAGCACCTGCTACATCAAATAATGATTCAGAATTACAGTCTCTCAGCAGTGATGCTATATCAGATGACACCATGTCTCTAACAGACTCCAGTGT GGATGGTTTTCCAGTAAGGTCGAGGCAGCAACAAAAGAGGAGACAGAAgcgaaatatgaaatacaatatCAGACAGAATGGAAAAGTAATGACACATCTTCCTTGTCCG CGTGCTCATCCTAGAGAACTACCACCAACAGACCCGGTTGAATTTGCAAAGAAATTAACTGAGAAGTTAGAGAAGGTCCTTGCAGAAAGGGAAGCTAAAGAAAGACTTGCTGCCAAATTACGCAAAGTTGAG GAAGAGGAACATGATTGTAAAACACCAGCATCAACAACTATGAGAGCTCCTGGCAACCAAATATTCCCCGTCCATGATTTTGTGGAGGATGACCCTAATAGTATTCTGGAGGACCATATGTCTAGGGTGTTCAGAGACTCAAACCGGCATACGCCGCGTTCCCAGTCACCCGATCATCATAGGAATAAAATGCCGCCCTCTATGGCCAACGTGCCCCAGGTCTCGTTGCATCCAAAACAGATCACATCCCACCCACATCATAGTAGACATCACATGTCAAAATCCCAGAAAGAACTCATAGTGCCACCCAATATGGCCAGCGTTGGTTTGGCAGAGACACCGTATATGACATATATTGAGGATACGGTGAGACATAAAAAGCGAAGTAGCAAAAAGTCTGACATTTCATCTATTTCGAAAACAACAGACAGTGGAATTTATGAAGGACCACCATCATTGCCATCAGATTCAGAAAA TTCCATGAAACGTGTTGCTGATTGGATCCGAGAGGGTGATGAACAGCCTGATCCAAGGTTAGCAACTCAACCTATGCATCATAAACAGAGACATCGAATGCATCCTGAGCATAACAATACTATGACAATGTCAAC AATGTCAAAGAAGCCAGTCCAATATAACACATCCCGACCCAACTCAATGGAGCGTGAAAGGACACATACACCAACCACTAACCTGGCAAAGAGAAGTTCACCTCACCTTCCTAAGCAACCTTTCATCCAGGATCCTAAGATGCCTCTGATGCAACCACCAGAACCATTGACAGTCTTGGAAGAAGCTAGAAGAAGGATTGATATGTCTAGTAGACAGCAAAGAATGATCAG TAAAACCAGTGATCCTCGTAAGGAGAAGAGGCCTGGTATGATGCCTACCATGCCGTCATCATCAATGTCAGGTCAGACGAGATCGACGATGCCCACAAGTATCTCTGATAACCAGATATATCCGGGTCTCTCTAGACCTCCTACAACTGGAGG GAAGCGGCCCACCTCTTCGTCTTCCTCCAGTAAAAGCCGGCCCACCTCGTCAAGTGGTACTATGGAGAAGAAGGTCCAACCAAGTATAACCATTGCGTACTATCTCTGTAATGATCCTATTCCATATAGGACAAGCTTACCTGGATCTGAGATTACTCTGAGACAGTTCAAGGCTCTCATCTCAAAGAAGGGTACTTACAG